In Roseibium algicola, the DNA window GCTTGAACAGTTCCGTTTCGACCGGGGTATGTGAGACCACCTTCAGGAGCTTCTTGTGGGACCAGACGTCGTGCTCGTAAGGCGCGACGTTGAGGTCGCCGACCAGAATGGCGGGTTTCGAGGTTTCCTCGCCTTTCAGCCATCCCAGCATCTCTGCCATGAAGTCGAGCTTGTGGCCGAATTTCGGGTTGATCGTGCGATCCGGCTCGTCACCACCTGCCGGCACATAGAAATTGTGCAGCCGGATGCTGGAGCCGTTGAAAGGCACGTCCGCCGCCACGTGACGGCTGTCACCCACCTGGCAGAAGTCGCGTTTCTCGATGTTGCTCAGCGGCAGCTTGGAAAGCGTTGCGACGCCGTGGTAGCCCTTCTGGCCGTGGATGGCCATGTGTTCGTATCCCGCCTTGCGGAAGGCGTTTTCCGGGAAATTAGCGTCCGGGCACTTGGTTTCCTGCAGGCAGATCACGTCCGGTGCGACTTCCTCGATCAACTGTTCCACAATCGGCATGCGCAGGCGCACGGAATTGATGTTCCAGGTGACGAGTTTGATCCGGTCTGTCATGGGAAATTTGCCAAGGCTTGTTGCGGGAATAGCCAAGTCATACGGATTCGGCCACCGAGTGCAAACGAATTCAGGTCTCGGGATCGTCTTCCCCGGCCTTGCTGGTTTCGCCGACCCGTTTCAGGGCGAGCTGAGTGGCCGCGGGGCCGAGCAGTTCGAAGACGATGGTTGATCCGATGGCGACGGTCAGAATTTCGTCCCGGTACTGCGGCAGCACTTCGGCAGCGACCAGGGCCATGCCAAGCGCGACGCCCGCCTGGGGCAGAAGCGAGAGGCCGAAGAGATAGCTTCGGTCGGTTCCGGCCCCGCCGCTGAGCTTGCCGCCCAGCCAGCCTCCTGCCAGACGCCCGGCGAGCCGCAGCAGAACATATGCCGCGCCAAGGAGACCAAGCTTCAAAAGCAGGTCCGGCTGCAGCGCTGCACCGGCCAGCACGAAAAAGAAGATCATGAACGGCCATTCGATATGTTCGATCTCATAGAACGGCCGGGTATGGTGACGCCCGGTGTTGACCACCATGGCCCCGCAGGCAATGCCGGCAAGCAGGAACGAGAGGTCGAGCCAGATGGCCAGACCCGCCGTCAGGAACACGATGCCAAGCGCCTCGGCAAGGGTCGGGTCGCCGGGTTGGAGGCGGCCTGACAGGTAGCCTGCCGGGAGGCCGACAATCGCGCCAAGCAGGAGCGATCCGGCAATTTCCCAAACCGCATGCAGCAGGGCGCCCGAACCATCGCCGCCCATGAGCGCCTGTGCTCCCATGAGACAGAACGCGAAGACCAGAATGCCCCAGATATCGTCCAGCGCAACGATGCCGGACAGGATGGTTGTGAAGGGCCCCTTGGCGCGGTACTGGCGGATGACATCGCTGGTGGCCGCCGGGTCGGTGGCGGTGGCCAGGGCTGCCAGAATCAGTGCCAGTTCCAACGGAAAGCCGAGCAGGGCGAGACCTGCAAAAACGACGATCGCGGTTGACACGACCGCTGAAGCCGAAACGACCGTTACGGCCTTGCCGCTGTTCTGCAGATGGACCCTGGAGAGTTTGCCGCCCAGAACGAAGGCGACCATCGACAGGGCCAGAACGGCGAGGGTTTCGTAAAGCTGGGTCAGGTTTTCAGGCAGAAGATCCAGAAAGGCGGGGCCGGCGGCCAGTCCGCACAGGATCAGCAGCGTCACGCGGGGCATCTGCGTCCGGTGGCCGATTTCGTCGGCCAGCATACCGAGCAGCAGCAGGGCGCCAATGGCGATCAGGGTGGTCGCGATTTCCATGCTCATACATTGAGGGAAAGAGACCAGGCGTCTTTGATCCGCCGCAATCCCGCCCTATTCGATTGCCCGCACGATAACAGATACGTGTTTATGCGGAGAAATCGTGATTTCGTCTACGCTCCGTTAGGAAATCCCGCGCATTTTGTGCGGTGAGTGAAAGCCTTTCTTAACCCTGCCGAGGACGCTGTGCTGGCAATCGTAAAATCGTTTTGTTCCATTTTCGGGTTCATCTTTTTAAGCTCGTGCGCGGCTTACGACTTTCCGGATCCAACGCCAGAAGACTACGCGGTACACGGCATCGACGTGTCCCGATGGCAGGGCGATATCGATTGGGCGGCCGCAAAACAGGGCGGTGTCGCCTTTGCCTGGATCAAGGCGACCGAAGGCGGCGACCACGTCGACCCGCGCTTTGTCGAGAACTGGGTGGCAGCGCGCCAGGCGGGCATGCCGCGCGGGGCCTATCACTTCTATTATTTCTGCCGTCCGGTTGAAGAGCAGATTTCGTGGGTGAAGGAAATCGTTCCAGTTGACCCGCAAGCCCTGCCGCTTGTTCTCGACATGGAATGGAATGCGCATTCCAAGACCTGCCGGGAACGGCCGGAACGACCGCAGATCCTGCGGGACATGAAGATCTTCCTCGACGAAATGGAAAAGCACTACGGCAAGCGCCCGGTGATCTATTCCTCGGTCGATTTTCACCGAGACAGGCTGGTCGGTGCGCTCAGGAACGAGCAATTCTGGCTGCGCTCGGTCGCCAGCTTCCCGAACAACATCTATGAACAGCGCGACGACTGGGTGTTCTGGCAGTATACGGCCGAGGGCCGGGTGCCGGGCGTCAAAGGCGACGTCGACCGGAATGCGTTCTTCGGAACCAAGTCGCAATACCGCGACTGGCTGAACGGCAAGCTGAGGCGCTGACCGTTCCCAGGGCCAATACCGCTAGCGCACCTTGATCTGGTGCGTGACGTCCTTGCCGTTGCTGACTGTGACCTGGGTGAAGCCGATCATCTTGCAAAGATCGAGGAAGTTCAGGTCTTGCGGCTGGTTTGACCGCGCGAAGAGTTCCGTCGTGCGGGCCATCGAGGTCAGCGAGGCAAGCAGGGCCCGCAGCCTGAACAGCGTGTCATAGCGCCCGTCGCCGGTTGCCACCACAATCAGTTTTTCCAGTTCGGTGCCCTTGGCAAAAAGGTGATATCCGGGCGGATACCCCAGTTTTGCGTTCTGGGATGCAAGGCCGCTGACGAAGGCTGCCCGCGACCGCTTGCCGGTGTCAGGTGCAAGGCCCAGTTCTGAGACATAAACCTCCTGGGTCTGCACCTCCGGGTAATAATAGCCGGCATGCGCATCGAAGGCCGACACCGGTGCAATGGATGCAGCAAACCAGAGCGCCGCCAGCGCCATGGCAGACGCAACAGATTGAATTCGTTTCACTTCACAAAGCCCCCCGGCTGTTCGTGCGCCTATCAAGCCCGAAATGCAGGCCGAACGCAAATCGGACGCAAGCTGGGCGCAAGCTGGGGCGGGCAGCCTTTGGCGTGAGAAGGACTAGAGACGCCTGCAGCGCTATACTTTTGCCATGATGCTAGCCGCTTCTTGAAAGCGTCAGGGCGCAGAACTTTGGAGTTTTGAACATGTTGATCCGCTTTTCGCTGGCATTTGCCGCGATCGTGATGATGGTGTTGCCAGCAAGCGCACAATCACGGCCGGCCATTGCCTTCACGACGGCCAACCTCAACATGCGCGCCGGACCGGGAACCAATTATCCCGTGATGGCCACCGTGCCGCGCGGGGGCGGGGTAACCATTTTCGGGTGTACGGCCGACTTCGGCTGGTGCGATGCCGCCTTCACCAATGTGAAAGGATGGGTGTCCGGCCAATACCTCAGCTACGGCGGTGAAGGCATCTATTATGGCCGGTCGATCCCCAGCGCGGGCATCAACCTGGGTGTGCAGCGCTACTACCGGGATTACCCGATCTATGCGGAGGCGCCTGCGCCTGCCTATCGCGGCGGGCCGGTCTACAAGGGCGATCCTCCCTATGATCCGCCGCCGGTTGAGCCGGGCCCAGTCTATGCACCGGAACCGCTTTACGAAGCGCCGCCTGTCGTGGTCGCGCCGCCGCAGCCGATCATTATCCGGCCCTATTGGGATTCATTTCCCGGCTATCCGCAAAGGTATTTCGAGCCGCGTATCTATTGAAGCGGGCTTGTTACCGGGCCGGTTTCGGTCCGGCCATGACCAGCGACCAGAAAACCTTGTGCTTGGCATTGGGCGCGTAAGCCGTCGCGATGCCAAGCCGGGTCGCGTCTTTCGTCAGCAACACCTGGTTATGCTTCGGGCTTTCCCGCCAGCCTGAAAAAGCTTCGGCAAAGGTTCTGTATCCGGCGCTGACGTTTTCGGCAGCAGCCGTCTTCGGCTCGCCGATGGAGGCCATGCGGGTTGCCAGCTGCTGGTTCGGGGCGAGCGATGCCTGAACGTTTCCGGCCGCGGCCATCGCGTCGGCCTGCGATTTTGCAATGGATGTCAGCTGCGGATCGGCAATCACGGGCGACAGTCCGTTGTTGATCCGGTATTGCGAGATCATCTGAGCGGCCGTTGCAGCATCCACCACACCGTCGACACGCGCCATGTCCTCGTAGAAGGGCGGCGTCTGCATGCGGTCGCCCATGCAGGCGGCAACCGAGAGCAGCAGCGCTCCGGCGAGGGCGAGTTTCAGGGATCGATGGACCATCGGATTGTCAGCCACGCTGTTGAAGCTCCCGCTCAGGATCAATGAGATTTAGTGAGGCACATGATTCGCCTCACTTTGGAAGGTGATGGGACGACAGTTGAGCAGAATTGCGGCGCAAGGCTCCTGAAACCGGTGCACAAGCCTTTCAGCTGGGGTGAGCGCGCAATGGGTTGGAAAAAATGGAACAGGTTTCTTGAATGGCAATTTTCAAGTTACATATAAAGTAACATGATGGTGCCGAGCGTCTTGGTATGGATCGGAGCACCAAGCCACGCATTGCTTGAGGACCTTTTCCATGTCCCTGTTTTCCGGAGCCGCATCAACCACCGGATATGCGGAAAGAACGGCGAGGCTCGTTCCCGGGCTTGCAGACATGCACAAGATGACCGGCCTGCTGCTGGCGGAGCGGGCGCCATCGGACGGAACAATCCTGGTGCTTGGTGCCGGTGGCGGTGTTGAACTGAAGGCCTTTGCCCGCATGCAGCCGGACTGGCGTTTCCTTGGTGTCGACCCGTCCGCAGACATGCTGGAAAAGGCGCATGAGCATCTTGGTCCCCTCGGGGCAAGAGTGAGCCTGGTGGAGGGATACATCCATGATGCCCCCGAGAGACAATTTGATGGCGCCGCTTGCCTGCTGACGCTTCATTTTCTGGATCGGGAGGAGAGGTTGAAGACGCTTTCCGGACTGCGGCAACGGTTGAAGCCTGGAGTGGCCTTCGTTTCGGTTCATCACAGCTTTCCGACCGACCCTGCGGGCAAGGACAGGTGGCTGGCAAGATATGCGGCGTTTTCCACCGAATCCGGTACTTCCCGCTCGCTTACCGAAAACGGCATGGCCGCGATGAAGGAGCGATTGCCGGTGCTGACGCCCGAACAGGATGCGGATCTGTTGAGGCAGGCCGGATTTGTCGACGTCGAGACCTTTTACACGGCCTTCACCTTCAGAGGCTGGGTCGCCACCGCCGGGTAAACAATAAGAAAAGACCAGCCCGTGAGACACGGGCTGGTCAGGCTGCATGAGGCTAACGGGGCTTGAGGCCCCCAGCCTTTCAGGGAGCTTGTTGAGCCCGCCGCCTGCAGGTGGTTGCCCTGAAGGCGGCGTGCCGGATCAGCGGGTGGAGGCTTCCAGAACGTCCTCATAGGTCCGAAGACCGGTGGTCGGCGCGCAGACCAGGACGGACATGTTTCCCGGTGCGTGCTGGTTCTTCCACATTTTGGTATGGGCCTTCGGGATCTGATCCCAGGGGAAGACCTCGGACATGTAAGGGTCGATGCGCCGTTCGATCATCAGCTTGTTGGCGGCCGAGGCCTGCTTCAGATGGGCGAAGTGTGACCCTTGAAGGCGCTTCTGGTGCATCCACATGTAGCGGACATCGAAGGTGCAGTTGAAGCCTGACGTGCCTGCGCAAATGACGACCATGCCGCCCTTCTTGCAGACCAGGGTGGAGACCGGGAAGGTTGCTTCACCCGGATGTTCGAAGACGATATCGACGTTGTTGCCCTTGCCGGTGATATCCCAGATCGCCTTGCCGAACTTGCGCGCTTCCGCGAACCATTCCGCATATTCGGGCGAGCCGACCGTCGGCAATTGACCCCAGCACTTGAAGTCCTTGCGGTTGATCACGCCCTTGGCACCGAGATCCAGCACGAACTGGCGCTTGTCCTCGTCAGAGATGACGCCGATGGCATTGGCGCCTGCTGCCGTAATCAACTGGATGGCGTAGGAGCCCAGGCCACCCGAGGCGCCCCAGACAAGCACGTTCTGACCCGGCTTCAGCTCATGCGGGTGATGGCCGAACAGCATGCGATAGGCGGTCGCGAGCGTCAGCGTGTAGCAGGCACTTTCTTCCCAGGTCAGGTGGCGCGGCCGGGGCATAAGCTGCTGGGCTTGCACGCGGGTGAACTGCGAGAACGATCCGTCCGGTGTCTCGTAGCCCCAGATCCGCTGGGAGGTGGAGAACATCGGGTCTCCGCCGTTGCACTCCTCGTCGTCGCCATCATCCTGGTTACAATGAACCACGACCTCGTCGCCCACTTTCCAGCGCTTGACCTTGTCACCAACGGCCCAGACGATGCCCGAGGCATCGGAGCCGGCAATGTGGTAGGCGGCGCCGTGACCGTCGAACGGGCTGATCGGCTGGCCGAGGCCTGCCCAGATGCCGTTGTAGTTGACGCCGGCGGCCATCACCAGAACCAGAACCTCGTGGCTGTCGAGTTCCCAGGTCGGCACGACTTCCAGTTTCATGGCGTCTTCCGGCGGTCCGTGGCGTTCACGGCGGATGGTCCAGGCATACATGTTTTTGGGAACGTGTCC includes these proteins:
- the xth gene encoding exodeoxyribonuclease III; its protein translation is MTDRIKLVTWNINSVRLRMPIVEQLIEEVAPDVICLQETKCPDANFPENAFRKAGYEHMAIHGQKGYHGVATLSKLPLSNIEKRDFCQVGDSRHVAADVPFNGSSIRLHNFYVPAGGDEPDRTINPKFGHKLDFMAEMLGWLKGEETSKPAILVGDLNVAPYEHDVWSHKKLLKVVSHTPVETELFKQVREAGGWLDAMRQFTPLDEKLYTWWSYRAKDWSAADKGRRLDHVWVSQPLAPYVKGTTVLRDARGWEKPSDHAPVIAEFAI
- a CDS encoding cation:proton antiporter, coding for MEIATTLIAIGALLLLGMLADEIGHRTQMPRVTLLILCGLAAGPAFLDLLPENLTQLYETLAVLALSMVAFVLGGKLSRVHLQNSGKAVTVVSASAVVSTAIVVFAGLALLGFPLELALILAALATATDPAATSDVIRQYRAKGPFTTILSGIVALDDIWGILVFAFCLMGAQALMGGDGSGALLHAVWEIAGSLLLGAIVGLPAGYLSGRLQPGDPTLAEALGIVFLTAGLAIWLDLSFLLAGIACGAMVVNTGRHHTRPFYEIEHIEWPFMIFFFVLAGAALQPDLLLKLGLLGAAYVLLRLAGRLAGGWLGGKLSGGAGTDRSYLFGLSLLPQAGVALGMALVAAEVLPQYRDEILTVAIGSTIVFELLGPAATQLALKRVGETSKAGEDDPET
- a CDS encoding glycoside hydrolase family 25 protein → MLAIVKSFCSIFGFIFLSSCAAYDFPDPTPEDYAVHGIDVSRWQGDIDWAAAKQGGVAFAWIKATEGGDHVDPRFVENWVAARQAGMPRGAYHFYYFCRPVEEQISWVKEIVPVDPQALPLVLDMEWNAHSKTCRERPERPQILRDMKIFLDEMEKHYGKRPVIYSSVDFHRDRLVGALRNEQFWLRSVASFPNNIYEQRDDWVFWQYTAEGRVPGVKGDVDRNAFFGTKSQYRDWLNGKLRR
- a CDS encoding SH3 domain-containing protein; the protein is MLIRFSLAFAAIVMMVLPASAQSRPAIAFTTANLNMRAGPGTNYPVMATVPRGGGVTIFGCTADFGWCDAAFTNVKGWVSGQYLSYGGEGIYYGRSIPSAGINLGVQRYYRDYPIYAEAPAPAYRGGPVYKGDPPYDPPPVEPGPVYAPEPLYEAPPVVVAPPQPIIIRPYWDSFPGYPQRYFEPRIY
- a CDS encoding CAP domain-containing protein, with product MADNPMVHRSLKLALAGALLLSVAACMGDRMQTPPFYEDMARVDGVVDAATAAQMISQYRINNGLSPVIADPQLTSIAKSQADAMAAAGNVQASLAPNQQLATRMASIGEPKTAAAENVSAGYRTFAEAFSGWRESPKHNQVLLTKDATRLGIATAYAPNAKHKVFWSLVMAGPKPAR
- a CDS encoding class I SAM-dependent methyltransferase; the encoded protein is MSLFSGAASTTGYAERTARLVPGLADMHKMTGLLLAERAPSDGTILVLGAGGGVELKAFARMQPDWRFLGVDPSADMLEKAHEHLGPLGARVSLVEGYIHDAPERQFDGAACLLTLHFLDREERLKTLSGLRQRLKPGVAFVSVHHSFPTDPAGKDRWLARYAAFSTESGTSRSLTENGMAAMKERLPVLTPEQDADLLRQAGFVDVETFYTAFTFRGWVATAG
- the ccrA gene encoding crotonyl-CoA carboxylase/reductase, coding for MTATAEANDNQTREGAPVKDLYEIGEIPPLGHVPKNMYAWTIRRERHGPPEDAMKLEVVPTWELDSHEVLVLVMAAGVNYNGIWAGLGQPISPFDGHGAAYHIAGSDASGIVWAVGDKVKRWKVGDEVVVHCNQDDGDDEECNGGDPMFSTSQRIWGYETPDGSFSQFTRVQAQQLMPRPRHLTWEESACYTLTLATAYRMLFGHHPHELKPGQNVLVWGASGGLGSYAIQLITAAGANAIGVISDEDKRQFVLDLGAKGVINRKDFKCWGQLPTVGSPEYAEWFAEARKFGKAIWDITGKGNNVDIVFEHPGEATFPVSTLVCKKGGMVVICAGTSGFNCTFDVRYMWMHQKRLQGSHFAHLKQASAANKLMIERRIDPYMSEVFPWDQIPKAHTKMWKNQHAPGNMSVLVCAPTTGLRTYEDVLEASTR